One window of Leptospira yasudae genomic DNA carries:
- a CDS encoding methyl-accepting chemotaxis protein codes for MQVIDNEIKQSDQEIIASGSIYINHIRLILVFLFYFSVFVNWKQNSPGQNASYLVGISTIFAYALYGYYKIKFRNGFTEIQSKVLLVADVLIFFSSMAVVAVDKPELSAGVVRNQVLTAIGFVYIICSTLLLSPNFIVLIGFISALTQSIVIMLSGLNGLNFVIDPVLSTAIGSASPSEQFLKILFMFTSSLILQFLVKLFLKLRDNSKIRQKKLEESYRFMNDKTQRMNESAQYLKSSSQNLKNFMNDFSALVSDHASSFEEISSTVEEFQSQTENSSDTVQKQFKQIASLLNHTDNLKSIIERISQFNETLDQSMDKVRKSGSMVTGFVEELAKSLSSLGDSFRSVGEVNRIMSEVADRTNLLSLNASIEAARAGEAGKGFAVVAQEVSKLAESSAGNADLISKIIRDSSNHVVTGRKSAETTAGHVKEQDILFQDLFSRFNEFLKLFEQQRTINSHFFSSLDHLRSLSSEIELASSEQSIGLTGIVNAIASLQNSMESLTEKSENLANIILELDLQSNRLTKVDGE; via the coding sequence ATGCAAGTTATCGACAACGAAATCAAACAATCCGACCAAGAGATTATCGCTTCCGGTTCGATCTATATCAACCATATACGATTGATTTTGGTTTTTCTATTTTATTTTTCCGTCTTCGTAAATTGGAAACAAAATAGTCCGGGACAAAACGCTTCGTATCTCGTAGGTATTAGTACCATATTCGCCTACGCTCTCTACGGTTATTATAAAATCAAATTTCGGAACGGTTTTACGGAAATTCAAAGCAAGGTTCTGCTTGTTGCCGACGTTCTTATATTCTTTTCTTCTATGGCTGTTGTTGCGGTTGATAAACCCGAGCTTTCGGCGGGTGTCGTTCGCAATCAGGTTTTGACTGCGATCGGATTCGTATATATCATCTGTTCCACTCTTTTACTTTCACCGAACTTCATCGTTTTGATCGGTTTTATTTCCGCTTTGACCCAATCGATCGTAATAATGCTTTCCGGATTAAACGGACTAAACTTTGTGATTGATCCGGTTCTTTCAACTGCGATCGGAAGCGCTTCTCCTTCGGAACAGTTTTTGAAGATCTTGTTTATGTTCACTTCTTCCTTGATTTTGCAATTTCTCGTAAAACTTTTCTTAAAACTCAGGGACAATTCCAAGATCAGACAAAAGAAACTCGAAGAGTCGTATCGATTTATGAATGATAAAACGCAAAGAATGAACGAGTCCGCTCAATATCTCAAAAGTTCTTCGCAAAATCTAAAGAACTTTATGAACGATTTTTCTGCATTGGTTTCGGATCACGCGTCTTCCTTCGAGGAGATCAGCTCGACGGTTGAGGAATTTCAATCGCAAACGGAGAATTCTTCCGATACGGTTCAAAAACAGTTTAAACAAATTGCAAGTCTTTTGAATCATACGGATAATCTAAAATCGATCATCGAAAGAATTTCGCAGTTTAACGAAACCTTGGATCAGAGTATGGATAAGGTTCGTAAGTCCGGTTCGATGGTGACGGGTTTTGTGGAAGAACTTGCCAAATCGTTATCTTCTTTAGGAGATTCTTTCCGGAGCGTGGGAGAAGTGAATCGGATCATGTCGGAGGTTGCGGATCGAACGAATCTTCTTTCTTTGAATGCTTCGATCGAAGCTGCGCGAGCCGGGGAGGCCGGAAAGGGTTTTGCGGTAGTCGCGCAGGAAGTTTCCAAACTTGCAGAAAGCAGCGCGGGTAACGCGGATTTGATTTCCAAGATCATTCGTGACTCTTCCAATCACGTGGTTACGGGTCGGAAGTCCGCGGAAACGACCGCGGGGCATGTAAAGGAACAGGATATTTTATTTCAGGATCTCTTTTCCAGGTTTAACGAGTTCTTAAAATTATTCGAACAACAGAGAACGATCAATTCTCATTTTTTTTCTTCGCTGGATCATTTGCGATCCTTGTCTTCCGAAATCGAACTTGCTTCTTCCGAACAAAGCATTGGTCTTACCGGAATCGTAAACGCGATTGCGAGTCTTCAGAATTCTATGGAATCGCTGACGGAAAAAAGCGAGAATCTTGCGAATATCATTCTCGAACTGGATCTCCAGTCGAATCGGTTGACCAAGGTCGATGGGGAATAG